AAAATTCAAGGAACTTTCAGCAGAAGAAAGAGATAAAATTATTCAGTTTTTGAATACACTTTAAGATTATGAAAAAGAAAATTTTAGGCATGGCGGTGATTTTGTTCGCATTTTCATGTGGTAATGATGATAGCGTAACCAATGAAGAACCCACATTATTGCCCGTTGAAGAAGGGCGTAGCCAACAGATCACAGCATTATATGACTATCAGATCAAAGTAAACCAGGCAGAACATGTGGCCGTTTTAAATAATTTGGTAACACAAAGTTTAGCTTTTGAAACTAATGCTACGGAAAGCGAGCTGGTTGCTTTGCAAGAGGCGTGGAAAACGGCATTTTTAAACTGGAAAAGCAATGAAGTATTTAACTTAGGCGCTATACAGAGCTCGTTTATCCATACCAGAATCAATCAATGGCCTACAAATTTTGAGGCTTTGGAAGAGAATATTGAAGGTGAAGAAACATTGAATAGTGCCTTTGTCTCTAGCGTAGGCGCAAATACAAAGGGCTATAGCGCCATTGAGTATTTGTTGTTTCATGATACCAATGCAAATATACTTACCGAGTTGACCATAGCTGAACATGCTGAAAGACGTATGCAGTACCTGTTGGCATTGATAGAGAATTTAGCGGAACAAGCCGTTTTTTTACAAACCTTTTGGGAAGGGGTGGAGCCTAGTTTTAAAAGCAACTTAGAGACTGGTGTCAATGGTAGTCAGAACCAAGTGGTAAATGC
The sequence above is a segment of the Maribacter dokdonensis DSW-8 genome. Coding sequences within it:
- a CDS encoding imelysin family protein; this translates as MKKKILGMAVILFAFSCGNDDSVTNEEPTLLPVEEGRSQQITALYDYQIKVNQAEHVAVLNNLVTQSLAFETNATESELVALQEAWKTAFLNWKSNEVFNLGAIQSSFIHTRINQWPTNFEALEENIEGEETLNSAFVSSVGANTKGYSAIEYLLFHDTNANILTELTIAEHAERRMQYLLALIENLAEQAVFLQTFWEGVEPSFKSNLETGVNGSQNQVVNAIIASLEGMKGTKIEEALNAETDAVTYFEAYRSRTSKEALIVNLNTLYNSYLGEYEGESGFGLDDYLIEVLDRPEIDTALQEAFVVAMNDLEAMDGAIEDILVSDVTALETLRTDLQTIIGLLKTDFSSAASIVVTFNDTDGD